The following are encoded in a window of Pseudalgibacter alginicilyticus genomic DNA:
- a CDS encoding YdeI/OmpD-associated family protein, which translates to MEKVDQYIEKIKNWKEETILLREICLECGLEENFKWMHPCYTFQGKNIVLIHGFKEYCALLFHKGALLDDTNNLLIQQTENLQSARQIRFRNKQEVIDLKSAIKAYVFEAIEVEKAGLEVKMKKTSEYEIPQELEEALKSNPELETAFYDLTLGRQRGYLLYFSQAKQSKTRISRIEKAKPKIFEGKGLNDREV; encoded by the coding sequence ATGGAAAAAGTAGACCAATACATCGAAAAGATAAAGAACTGGAAAGAAGAAACCATTCTATTGCGAGAAATCTGTTTAGAATGTGGTCTCGAAGAGAATTTTAAATGGATGCATCCTTGTTATACTTTTCAAGGTAAAAACATTGTACTTATTCACGGTTTTAAGGAGTATTGTGCCTTGTTATTTCATAAAGGAGCATTACTTGATGATACTAACAACCTTTTAATTCAACAAACCGAAAACCTGCAGTCAGCTCGTCAAATTCGATTTAGAAACAAACAGGAAGTTATTGACTTAAAATCAGCTATCAAAGCTTATGTTTTTGAAGCCATTGAGGTGGAAAAAGCAGGATTGGAAGTAAAAATGAAAAAGACTTCTGAATATGAAATTCCTCAAGAACTTGAAGAAGCATTAAAAAGTAATCCCGAATTAGAGACAGCATTTTATGACCTAACCCTAGGGAGACAAAGAGGATATTTACTCTACTTCTCACAAGCCAAACAATCCAAAACACGAATATCAAGAATTGAAAAAGCAAAACCGAAAATTTTTGAGGGAAAAGGATTAAATGATCGAGAAGTATAA
- a CDS encoding iron chaperone, producing the protein MADLKPKTVDEFIDISPQESQEVMIKLKKLIETTEPNAESGISWNVPIYKYNGILAGFSLAKKHVSFGIDSLSEEMRKILEKKGYKTGKKTIQIKFDQDIPTEEFKLLIQEQAKLNAL; encoded by the coding sequence ATGGCAGATTTAAAACCTAAAACAGTTGATGAGTTTATTGATATTTCACCACAAGAATCTCAGGAAGTAATGATTAAGCTTAAGAAGCTAATTGAAACTACTGAACCAAATGCAGAAAGTGGTATTAGTTGGAATGTGCCAATTTATAAATACAACGGTATTCTTGCAGGATTTTCATTAGCTAAAAAACACGTCAGTTTTGGCATAGATTCATTATCCGAAGAGATGCGTAAAATATTGGAAAAAAAGGGATATAAAACAGGGAAAAAGACAATCCAGATAAAATTTGACCAAGATATCCCTACAGAAGAATTTAAGCTACTTATTCAAGAACAGGCTAAGCTCAACGCATTATAA
- a CDS encoding DUF4180 domain-containing protein — MEIKEHSKSGIKIAEIISNEIIIKTTEDALDLMGNIYYQGYDKMILHQKNITPEFFDLKTKLAGDILQKFTQYNMALSIIGDFSKYESNSLKNFIYESNKGSQVNFLSSVDEALNTL, encoded by the coding sequence ATGGAAATCAAAGAACATTCAAAAAGCGGTATTAAAATCGCAGAAATTATCTCAAATGAAATTATAATTAAAACCACAGAAGATGCCTTGGATTTAATGGGTAACATCTATTATCAAGGATATGATAAAATGATTTTACATCAAAAAAATATTACACCAGAGTTTTTTGATTTAAAAACTAAGTTGGCTGGAGACATCCTTCAGAAATTCACTCAATACAATATGGCTTTATCCATTATTGGAGATTTTTCAAAATATGAAAGTAACAGTTTAAAAAACTTTATATACGAAAGTAACAAAGGATCACAGGTTAATTTTCTAAGTTCAGTGGATGAAGCACTAAACACATTGTAA
- a CDS encoding ArsR/SmtB family transcription factor, which yields MKLRRDVFQAIADPTRRTIITLVAASAMTPSAIAENFDYSRQTISKHIQILTECEILEQEQKGREIYYQLNPNGMKQIADFIEPFRKLWDDRFNSLEAIMKQHQSNNT from the coding sequence ATGAAATTAAGAAGAGACGTTTTTCAAGCCATAGCCGACCCAACACGAAGAACAATTATCACGTTGGTCGCGGCTAGTGCTATGACACCAAGTGCTATTGCCGAGAATTTTGACTATTCTAGACAAACCATTTCCAAACACATTCAAATTCTTACCGAATGTGAAATTTTGGAACAAGAACAAAAAGGAAGGGAAATCTATTATCAACTAAATCCTAACGGGATGAAACAAATAGCTGATTTTATTGAACCTTTTAGAAAACTATGGGATGACCGATTTAATTCATTGGAAGCTATTATGAAGCAGCATCAATCAAATAATACATAA
- a CDS encoding glyoxalase/bleomycin resistance/dioxygenase family protein has protein sequence MNDIKFNGGINIAIKIPKFKYQETVKFYREILKLEVTEKEIKNPTVSKTHEVKFGNNIIWLDCVDNYTHSETWLELKTPNVEKATEYLKSNGIETCDELEEIPKDNHWIMDPAGSVFIIGKDNSEYSLD, from the coding sequence ATGAACGACATCAAATTTAATGGCGGAATAAATATCGCAATAAAAATCCCGAAATTTAAATATCAGGAAACTGTGAAATTTTATAGAGAAATCCTGAAATTGGAAGTGACCGAAAAAGAAATAAAGAACCCAACAGTTTCTAAAACTCACGAAGTTAAATTTGGAAATAATATAATTTGGTTGGATTGCGTAGACAATTATACTCATTCGGAAACTTGGTTGGAGCTGAAAACGCCAAATGTGGAAAAAGCGACAGAATATTTGAAATCCAACGGAATTGAAACTTGCGATGAATTGGAAGAAATACCAAAAGATAATCATTGGATAATGGACCCAGCAGGTAGTGTATTTATAATCGGAAAAGATAATTCGGAATATTCACTCGACTGA
- a CDS encoding SRPBCC family protein, whose amino-acid sequence MNQKTKINALEGKQELTITREFDLPVELVYKAYTEAEFVAQWMGTNVLKLENKNHGSYEFETSHEGNVMFKANGTIHKLIPNKEIVRTFEMENMPIGVQLEFLNFEKVTEDKSKLTIQIIYKSEKHRAEQLKLPFAYGLNMAHDKLEQILKPKL is encoded by the coding sequence ATGAACCAAAAAACAAAAATCAATGCTCTAGAAGGTAAGCAAGAGCTAACTATCACGAGAGAATTTGACCTTCCTGTTGAACTTGTTTACAAAGCCTATACCGAAGCAGAATTTGTAGCACAATGGATGGGAACCAATGTACTAAAGTTGGAAAACAAAAATCACGGAAGTTATGAGTTTGAAACCTCACACGAAGGAAATGTAATGTTTAAGGCGAATGGAACCATACACAAGCTTATCCCGAACAAAGAAATAGTACGAACTTTTGAAATGGAAAATATGCCGATAGGTGTACAATTGGAGTTCTTGAATTTTGAAAAAGTTACAGAAGACAAAAGCAAGTTAACCATTCAGATTATTTATAAATCAGAAAAACATAGAGCAGAGCAGCTAAAATTACCGTTTGCATATGGCTTAAATATGGCTCACGATAAACTAGAACAAATCCTAAAACCAAAACTTTGA
- a CDS encoding DUF6194 family protein, giving the protein MKIEEIKNYLLQNFDNLQLAEAENDLFFMHKKNDKLPFATLITKDNEYDAVSNLNREGFFRLNFPVDKDTFESLFKELPTGKKLEAFMHIGIDFTKEDTLMPHPTYGSMNWVCIVNPSRKTFETLIVKHLKQSYQKIN; this is encoded by the coding sequence ATGAAAATTGAAGAAATTAAAAACTACCTACTTCAAAACTTTGATAACTTACAATTAGCCGAAGCAGAAAATGACCTTTTCTTTATGCACAAAAAGAATGATAAACTTCCATTTGCAACTTTAATAACAAAAGATAATGAATATGATGCAGTATCCAATCTTAACAGAGAAGGCTTCTTTAGATTAAATTTTCCTGTTGATAAGGACACCTTTGAATCGTTGTTTAAAGAACTTCCTACAGGTAAAAAACTTGAAGCTTTTATGCATATTGGTATTGACTTCACCAAAGAGGACACGTTAATGCCCCATCCAACTTATGGTTCTATGAATTGGGTTTGTATTGTTAACCCTTCAAGAAAAACATTTGAAACATTAATTGTAAAACATTTAAAACAATCCTATCAAAAAATAAATTAA
- a CDS encoding DoxX family protein, with translation MKNRNKIIYWVLTIFLSFGMLAGGVQQLLQIGGYNEIVSQLGYPLYLLSILGAWKILGVITILIPKQPLLKEWAYAGFFFAMSGAFISHLAVGQPFTEAIPSLILLIVTVLSWYFRPASRKLEKL, from the coding sequence ATGAAAAATAGAAATAAAATTATCTATTGGGTTCTTACCATCTTCCTATCGTTTGGAATGTTAGCTGGTGGTGTTCAACAATTACTGCAAATTGGCGGCTACAATGAAATCGTATCACAATTAGGCTATCCCCTATACTTGTTAAGTATTCTTGGTGCTTGGAAAATACTAGGTGTAATCACTATTTTAATTCCAAAACAACCTTTGTTAAAAGAATGGGCGTATGCAGGTTTTTTCTTTGCAATGTCAGGAGCATTTATTTCTCATTTAGCAGTTGGTCAACCATTTACAGAAGCAATACCTTCATTAATATTATTGATTGTGACGGTTTTATCTTGGTATTTTAGACCAGCAAGCAGAAAATTAGAAAAACTATAA